A DNA window from Daucus carota subsp. sativus chromosome 3, DH1 v3.0, whole genome shotgun sequence contains the following coding sequences:
- the LOC108214136 gene encoding alcohol dehydrogenase 1 has product MSSTIGQVIRCKAAVAWEAGKPLVIEEVEVAPPQKEEVRIKILFTSLCHTDIYFWEAKGQTPVFPRILGHEAGGIVESVGEGVTDLAPGDHVLPVFTGECKECAHCKSEESNMCDLLRINTDRGVMLSDGKSRFSINGKPILHFVGTSTFSEYTVMHVGCVAKINPLAPLDKVCVLSCGISTGLGSTLNVAKPKKGSTVAVFGLGAVGLAAAEGARIAGASRIIGVDLNSNRFEYSKNFGVTEFVNPKDHKKPVQEVIAEMTNGGVDRSIECTGHIDAMISAFECVHDGWGVAVLVGVPHKDAVFKTSPMNLLSERTLKGSFFGNYKPRSDLPSVVEKYMNKELELEKFITHEVPFAEINKAFDLMLKGEGLRCIIRME; this is encoded by the exons ATGTCAAGCACCATTGGTCAAGTCATTCGCTGTAAag CTGCTGTTGCATGGGAAGCAGGGAAGCCACTAGTGATTGAGGAAGTAGAGGTTGCTCCTCCTCAGAAAGAGGAAGTTCGTATCAAGATCCTCTTTACTTCTCTCTGCCACACCGATATTTACTTCTGGGAAGCCAAG GGACAAACCCCTGTTTTCCCTCGAATTCTTGGACACGAAGCAGGAGGAATTGTGGAGAGTGTTGGAGAGGGTGTGACTGATCTGGCACCAGGCGACCATGTTCTCCCTGTCTTCACTGGGGAATGTAAAGAATGTGCTCATTGCAAATCAGAGGAAAGCAATATGTGTGATCTCCTCAGGATCAATACTGATAGGGGAGTGATGCTTAGTGATGGAAAGTCGCGCTTTTCAATTAATGGAAAACCGATACTACATTTTGTGGGAACATCCACGTTCAGCGAGTACACTGTCATGCATGTTGGCTGTGTTGCTAAGATAAACCCTCTGGCTCCTCTCGACAAAGTTTGTGTCCTTAGCTGTGGAATTTCAACTG GATTGGGTTCCACTCTGAATGTTGCGAAGCCTAAGAAAGGCTCCACAGTGGCTGTTTTTGGATTAGGAGCTGTAGGCCTTGCG GCCGCAGAAGGAGCTAGAATTGCTGGGGCTTCAAGAATTATTGGTGTTGATCTGAATTCAAACAGATTTGAGTATT CAAAGAATTTTGGTGTGACAGAGTTTGTGAACCCAAAAGACCACAAAAAACCAGTTCAAGAG GTGATTGCTGAAATGACCAATGGAGGAGTAGACAGAAGCATCGAGTGTACCGGGCACATTGATGCCATGATTTCAGCATTTGAATGTGTACATGAT GGCTGGGGTGTTGCTGTGCTAGTGGGAGTTCCGCATAAAGATGCTGTCTTCAAGACAAGCCCCATGAATCTATTGAGTGAAAGGACTCTCAAGGGTAGTTTCTTTGGAAACTACAAACCTCGTTCGGACCTTCCATCTGTCGTCGAGAAGTACATGAACAAG GAACTTGAATTGGAGAAGTTTATCACTCATGAAGTACCGTTTGCTGAGATTAACAAGGCCTTCGATCTGATGCTGAAAGGTGAAGGCCTCCGATGCATCATCCGCATGGAATGA
- the LOC108214135 gene encoding proline--tRNA ligase, chloroplastic/mitochondrial, whose translation MGVIIRLSSLSLTTIFTTTTAASTSASFRTPSPLFTRLPLRRLSAAKLSTAVATEEIEERREKKAGVIAPRSQDFNGWYLDVIANAELADYGPVRGTMVIRPYGYAIWEAIQDYLNVKFKETGHSNMYFPQLIPYSFIEKEASHVEGFSPELAVVTIGGGKELEEKLVVRPTSETIVNHMFTQWIQSYRDLPLMINQWVNVTRWEMRTKPFVRTLEFLWQEGHTAHASPEEAEKEALQMIDIYTKFAYEQAAIPVIVGRKSKVETFAGAAKTYTIEAMMGDRKALQAGTSHNLGQNFSRAFGTQFADENGQREHVWQTSWAISTRFVGGIIMTHGDDAGLMLPPKLAPIQVIIIPIWKKTDEKTGVLAAALSVKESLHTAGIRVKIDDSDQKTPGWKFNFWEMKGIPLRIEIGPRDVSSESVVISRRDVPGKQGKVFGVSMESSTLVAYIKDKLDEIQLALLSTAVSFRDSNIVDVTSYDELKEAISQGKWARGPWSASDEDELKVKEETGATIRCFPFEQPNEKGNCLMSGNPADEVAIFAKSY comes from the exons ATGGGGGTTATCATCAGACTCTCCTCCCTCAGTCTCACCACCATCTTCACCACCACCACCGCTGCCTCCACTTCCGCTAGCTTCCGTACTCCGTCGCCGTTATTCACTCGCCTCCCACTCCGGCGACTCTCCGCCGCCAAATTATCCACCGCCGTGGCGACGGAGGAGATCGAAGAGCGTCGCGAGAAGAAGGCGGGAGTGATAGCGCCAAGGTCACAGGATTTCAATGGCTGGTACCTCGATGTTATCGCCAATGCGGAGCTCGCTGATTACGGCCCCGTTCGTGGTACTATGGTTATTCGGCCTTATGGTTACGCCATTTGGGAAGCTATTCAG GATTACTTGAATGTTAAATTCAAGGAGACTGGACATAGTAACATGTACTTTCCACAG TTAATACCATACTCATTCATTGAGAAGGAGGCTAGTCATGTTGAGGGTTTTAGTCCTGAATTAGCCGTTGTGACTATTGGAGGAGGAAAGGAACTTGAAGAAAAACTCGTG GTTCGGCCTACTAGCGAAACAATAGTAAACCACATGTTTACTCAGTGGATTCAAAGCTATCGTGATCTTCCTCTTATGATAAATCAG TGGGTTAATGTCACAAGATGGGAGATGCGTACTAAACCATTCGTGAGGACTCTCGAATTTCTATGGCAGGAGGGACATACTGCTCATGCCAGTCCAGAGGAGGCAGAAAAAGAG GCACTACAGATGATTGATATTTATACAAAGTTTGCTTATGAGCAAGCTGCAATACCTGTAATTGTAGGTCGCAAATCCAAAGTTGAAACATTTGCTGGTGCTGCTAAGACTTATACAATTGAAGCTATGATGGGTGATCGTAAGGCTCTGCAAGCTGGAACAAGCCACAATCTTGGACAGAACTTCTCGCGTGCTTTCGGAACACAG TTTGCTGATGAAAATGGACAAAGGGAACATGTATGGCAAACATCATGGGCCATAAGCACCCGATTTGTCGGTGGAATTATTATGACACATGGAGATGATGCTGGTTTAATGTTACCCCCTAAGCTAGCACCTATTCAG GTAATTATCATCCCAATATGGAAAAAAACTGATGAGAAGACTGGAGTTCTTGCTGCTGCATTATCTGTCAAAGAATCTCTACACACTGCAGGTATTAGAGTTAAGATCGACGACTCAGATCAAAAAACACCAGGATGGAAATTCaacttttgggaaatgaag GGAATCCCTTTGAGAATTGAAATTGGTCCACGTGATGTTTCAAGCGAGAGTGTGGTCATATCTAGAAGAGACGTCCCTGGGAAGCAAGGGAAAGTTTTTGGAGTTTCTATGGAATCTTCTACATTAGTGGCTTACATAAAAGATAAGTTAGACGAGATCCAGTTAGCGCTTCTCTCAACAGCAGTATCCTTCCGAGATAG TAACATTGTGGACGTGACCTCCTATGATGAGCTTAAAGAAGCTATCTCGCAGGGTAAATGGGCAAGAGGTCCATGGTCGGCTAG TGACGAGGACGAGTTGAAGGTGAAAGAAGAAACAGGTGCAACCATTAGGTGTTTTCCTTTTGAACAGCCAAATGAAAAGGGGAACTGTTTGATGAGTGGAAATCCAGCAGATGAAGTTGCTATATTTGCAAAATCTTACTAG